One Xenopus tropicalis strain Nigerian chromosome 8, UCB_Xtro_10.0, whole genome shotgun sequence genomic window carries:
- the znf329 gene encoding zinc finger protein 329 isoform X1, with translation MKIFEEPADTEIMDTEKNEKILFLTLKIVSLLTGEDYIVLRQSENHPKNRCKVCMLEGFCKHHTPPLGHSTFRESGKKILGLINNIIFLLTEEVTVRCEDVSVYFSKEEWEYLHENKALYSEVIQKKSLPLYLLDWENDFDSKDNLNAEYSWDDIPCNSEDMADELSYEEETLLNSAISPAGQNSADYVTNNVYSKSVLYEDGTQTCPDISIITITEHMKIPNTATDKACSLNTPLSEIKGKENGKIITNKSTSASPLKKYTKATYTCGLCQKPFPCNRDLIRHQKFHTGEKPFSCSVCGKCYRDNALLIRHQRIHTADRLFPCSDCGKFFVDHSQLLIHQTSHTGAKRHSCAECGKWFHYTSALIKHQRIHTGEKPFSCSFCGKRFNDNSILTRHERIHTGEKPFSCTVCGKCFTRRSHLSEHQRSHTGETPFICSECGISFGRQRHLKAHFRIHTGQAPLS, from the exons GATTATATTGTTCTGAGACAATCTgaaaatcaccccaaaaacaGATGCAAGGTGTGTATGTTGGAAGGATTCTGCAAGCACCACACCCCACCTTTGGGTCATTCCACATTCAGGGAAAGCGGCAAGAAGATTCTGGGACTTATAAACAATATTATTTTCCTACTGACTGAAGAG GTCACTGTAAGGTGTGAGGACGTTTCTGTGTATTTCTCCAAGGAAGAATGGGAGTATTTACATGAGAATAAGGCCCTATACAGTGAAGTAATACAAAAGAAGTCATTACCTTTATACTTATTGG actgGGAAAACGATTTTGATTCTAAGGATAATCTAAACGCAGAATACAGTTGGGATGATATCCCATGCAACAGTGAAGATATGGCTGACGAGTTATCCTATGAAGAAGAAACCCTCCTAAACTCTGCGATTTCCCCTGCAGGACAGAATTCAGCAGATTATGTAACAAATAACGTGTACAGCAAATCTGTTTTATATGAAGATGGAACACAAACGTGCCCAGATATCAGCATTATAACCATTACGGAGCACATGAAGATACCCAATACAGCCACTGATAAAGCATGCAGCCTAAATACCCCTTTGTCAGAAATAAAAGGCAAAGAAAATGGTAAAATTATTACTAACAAGTCCACCTCTGCTTCTCCActtaaaaaatacacaaaggcCACATATACCTGCGGTTTGTGCCAGAAGCCTTTTCCCTGTAACAGAGATCTTATCAGGCACCAGAAATTCCACACCGGAGAGAAACCATTCTCATGCTCCGTGTGTGGGAAATGTTACAGAGACAATGCGCTCCTCATTCGGCACCAGAGAATTCACACTGCCGATAGGCTATTCCCCTGCTCTGATTGTGGGAAGTTCTTTGTGGATCACTCCCAGCTGCTTATTCATCAAACAAGTCACACTGGAGCAAAACGACACTCTTGCGCCGAGTGTGGCAAATGGTTTCACTATACATCCGCTCTTATAAAGCACCAGAGAATCCACACCGGGGAGAAGCCGTTTTCCTGTTCTTTTTGTGGGAAGCGCTTTAATGACAACTCCATTCTGACAAGACACGAAagaattcacacaggagagaaaccattttcctGTACGGTATGCGGCAAATGCTTCACGCGCCGCTCACACCTAAGCGAGCATCAGAGAAGCCACACGGGTGAGACGCCGTTTATCTGCTCTGAGTGTGGAATAAGCTTTGGGCGGCAAAGACATCTGAAAGCTCATTTTAGAATTCACACAGGTCAAGCCCCTTTATCCTAA
- the znf329 gene encoding zinc finger protein 329 isoform X2, protein MLEGFCKHHTPPLGHSTFRESGKKILGLINNIIFLLTEEVTVRCEDVSVYFSKEEWEYLHENKALYSEVIQKKSLPLYLLDWENDFDSKDNLNAEYSWDDIPCNSEDMADELSYEEETLLNSAISPAGQNSADYVTNNVYSKSVLYEDGTQTCPDISIITITEHMKIPNTATDKACSLNTPLSEIKGKENGKIITNKSTSASPLKKYTKATYTCGLCQKPFPCNRDLIRHQKFHTGEKPFSCSVCGKCYRDNALLIRHQRIHTADRLFPCSDCGKFFVDHSQLLIHQTSHTGAKRHSCAECGKWFHYTSALIKHQRIHTGEKPFSCSFCGKRFNDNSILTRHERIHTGEKPFSCTVCGKCFTRRSHLSEHQRSHTGETPFICSECGISFGRQRHLKAHFRIHTGQAPLS, encoded by the exons ATGTTGGAAGGATTCTGCAAGCACCACACCCCACCTTTGGGTCATTCCACATTCAGGGAAAGCGGCAAGAAGATTCTGGGACTTATAAACAATATTATTTTCCTACTGACTGAAGAG GTCACTGTAAGGTGTGAGGACGTTTCTGTGTATTTCTCCAAGGAAGAATGGGAGTATTTACATGAGAATAAGGCCCTATACAGTGAAGTAATACAAAAGAAGTCATTACCTTTATACTTATTGG actgGGAAAACGATTTTGATTCTAAGGATAATCTAAACGCAGAATACAGTTGGGATGATATCCCATGCAACAGTGAAGATATGGCTGACGAGTTATCCTATGAAGAAGAAACCCTCCTAAACTCTGCGATTTCCCCTGCAGGACAGAATTCAGCAGATTATGTAACAAATAACGTGTACAGCAAATCTGTTTTATATGAAGATGGAACACAAACGTGCCCAGATATCAGCATTATAACCATTACGGAGCACATGAAGATACCCAATACAGCCACTGATAAAGCATGCAGCCTAAATACCCCTTTGTCAGAAATAAAAGGCAAAGAAAATGGTAAAATTATTACTAACAAGTCCACCTCTGCTTCTCCActtaaaaaatacacaaaggcCACATATACCTGCGGTTTGTGCCAGAAGCCTTTTCCCTGTAACAGAGATCTTATCAGGCACCAGAAATTCCACACCGGAGAGAAACCATTCTCATGCTCCGTGTGTGGGAAATGTTACAGAGACAATGCGCTCCTCATTCGGCACCAGAGAATTCACACTGCCGATAGGCTATTCCCCTGCTCTGATTGTGGGAAGTTCTTTGTGGATCACTCCCAGCTGCTTATTCATCAAACAAGTCACACTGGAGCAAAACGACACTCTTGCGCCGAGTGTGGCAAATGGTTTCACTATACATCCGCTCTTATAAAGCACCAGAGAATCCACACCGGGGAGAAGCCGTTTTCCTGTTCTTTTTGTGGGAAGCGCTTTAATGACAACTCCATTCTGACAAGACACGAAagaattcacacaggagagaaaccattttcctGTACGGTATGCGGCAAATGCTTCACGCGCCGCTCACACCTAAGCGAGCATCAGAGAAGCCACACGGGTGAGACGCCGTTTATCTGCTCTGAGTGTGGAATAAGCTTTGGGCGGCAAAGACATCTGAAAGCTCATTTTAGAATTCACACAGGTCAAGCCCCTTTATCCTAA